CGCGTTGGAGACGACCACGCGGTCGCCGTCGACGCGGACGACTTCGCCCTGCTTGCCCTTGTCCTTGCCGGTGGTGACGACGACCTGGTCGCCCTTCTTGATACGGTTAGCCATGTGTATGTCCTCCGCTCACAGCACTTCGGGAGCGAGCGAGACGATCTTCATGAACTTCTCGGAACGCAGCTCGCGGGTCACAGGCCCGAAGATGCGCGTACCGATCGGCTCCTGCTTGTTGTTGAGCAACACCGCGGCGTTGCCATCGAAGCGGATCAACGAACCGTCCGGACGACGCACGCCCTTGCGGGTACGCACGACGACGGCGTCGTAGACTTCGCCCTTCTTGACCTTGCCGCGCGGGATCGCGTCCTTGACGGTGACCTTGATGATGTCGCCAATGTGCGCGTAGCGGCGCTTGGAGCCGCCGAGCACCTTGATGCACATCACTTCCTTGGCACCGGAATTGTCGGCGACGTCGAGGTAGCTCTGCATCTGGATCATGATTCAGATCTCCCTTATTCGGCCGCGCGGGTGACGATTTCCACCACCCGCCAGTTCTTGGTCTTGGACATCGGCGCAATCTCGGTCACGCGCACGACATCGCCTTCGTTGCAGGCGTTGTCGGCGTCGTGGGCGTGGAGCTTGGTCGAGCGCTTGATGTACTTGCCGTACAGCGCATGCTTGACCTGACGCTCCACCAGCACGGTGACGGTCTTGTCCATCTTGTTGCTGACCACACGGCCTTCGACCGTGCGCAGCGTCTTGCTTTCGTTATTGTCGCTCATCGCGGCCATCCTTACTTCGTGCTGCCGAGCAGGTGCTTGACGCGAGCGATCTCGCGGCGCACCCGGCGGGTTTCGTGAGTCTTCGGCAGCTGCCCGGTGACCTGCTGCATGCGCAGGGCGAACTGCTCCTTGCGCAGATCGGTCAGGTGGGCCTTCAGATCGTCGGCCGACTTCTCGCGGAGTTGTTTGATGTCCATCAGCGTACCGTCCGGGTCACGAAGGTGGTGGTCACCGAAAGCTTGGCAGCGGCCAGGCGGAACGCCTCGCGCGCGACATCTTCGCCGACGCCTTCGATTTCATAGATCATACGACCGGGCTGGATCTGCGCGACCCAGTACTCGACGTTACCCTTACCGGAGCCCATTCGCACTTCGATCGGCTTCTTGGTGATCGGCTTGTCCGGGAACACGCGGATCCACATCTTGCCGCCGCGCTTGACGTAGCGGCTGATCGAGCGGCGCGCCGCCTCGATCTGGCGCGCGGTCAGCTGACCGTGCGCCGTGGCCTTCAGCCCGTACTCGCCGAAGCTGACGGCGTTTCCGCTCCACGCCAGGCCGTCGTTACGACCCTTGTGCATCTTGCGGTATTTGGTTCGCTTGGGTTGCAACATTGCCGTTACCTCGCTTCACGGGCCGGACGCGACGGACGGTCGCCACGGTCGCCGCGATCGTTACGATCGTTGCGCGGGGAATCGTCCTGCTTTTCCTGGCCAACCTGGGAGAAATCGAAGATCTCGCCCTTGTAGATCCAGACCTTGATGCCGATGATGCCGTAGGTCGTCTTGGCTTCGGCGAAGCCGTAGTCGATGTCGGCACGCAGCGTGTGCAGCGGCACGCGGCCCTCGCGGTACCACTCGGAACGGGCGATTTCCGCACCGTTCAGACGGCCGGCGACGTTGACCTTGATGCCCAGGGCACCCAGGCGCATCGCGTTGCCGACCGAGCGCTTCATCGCGCGGCGGAACATGATGCGACGCTCCAGCTGCTGCGCGATCGACTCGGCGACCAGCTGCGCGTCCAGCTCCGGCTTGCGCACTTCGGTGACGTTGATGTGGGCGGGGACGCCCATCATCTCGCTCACTTCCTTGCGCAGCTTCTCGATGTCCTCACCACGCTTGCCGATCACCACGCCCGGGCGGGCGGTGTGGATCGTCACGCGCGCGGTCTTGGCCGGACGCTCGATCAGGATCTTGCTGATGCCCGCCTGCGCCAGCTTCTTGCGCAGCATTTCGCGGACCTTGAGGTCGGCTGCCAGGTAACCGGCGAACTCGGCCTTGTTGGCGTACCACTTGGAATTCCAGTCCTTGGCGATACCCAGGCGGATTCCGATCGGATGAACTTTATGACCCATCGTCTTTTCCTTTCCGCTTACTTGGCGGCGCCCACAACCACAGTGATGTGGCTGGTGCGCTTGAGGATGCGGGTACCGCGGCCTTTCGCCCGCGCCATGAAACGCTTCAGGGTCGGACCTTCATCAACCATGATGGTCTTGACCTTCAGCTCGTCGACATCCGCGCCTTGGTTGTTCTCGGCATTGGCGATCGCCGACTCCACCACCTTCTTGATCAGGTGGGCAGCTTTCTTGTCCGAGAACTTCAGCAGGTTGACCGCCCGCTCGGCGGAAAGACCACGGACCTGGTCGGCGACCAGGCGGGCCTTCTGCGGGGAGATGCGCGCGGTGCGCAGGATTGCTTTCGCTTCCATCGTCATCTCTCCTTACCGGCCCGACTTCTTGTCGCCACCGTGACCCTTGAAGGTCCGGGTGACGGCAAATTCGCCGAGCTTGTGGCCGACCATGTTCTCGTTGACCAGCACCGGAACGTGGTTCTTGCCGTTATGCACGGCGATGGTGAAACCCACCATCTCCGGCAGGATCATCGAGCGACGCGACCAGGTCTTGATCGGACGCTTGCTACCGGCCGCGGCCTCC
This genomic stretch from Xanthomonas sacchari harbors:
- the rpmC gene encoding 50S ribosomal protein L29, with the translated sequence MDIKQLREKSADDLKAHLTDLRKEQFALRMQQVTGQLPKTHETRRVRREIARVKHLLGSTK
- the rplV gene encoding 50S ribosomal protein L22 is translated as MEAKAILRTARISPQKARLVADQVRGLSAERAVNLLKFSDKKAAHLIKKVVESAIANAENNQGADVDELKVKTIMVDEGPTLKRFMARAKGRGTRILKRTSHITVVVGAAK
- the rpsS gene encoding 30S ribosomal protein S19, coding for MARSLKKGPFVDHHLVKKVEAAAGSKRPIKTWSRRSMILPEMVGFTIAVHNGKNHVPVLVNENMVGHKLGEFAVTRTFKGHGGDKKSGR
- the rpsQ gene encoding 30S ribosomal protein S17; the protein is MSDNNESKTLRTVEGRVVSNKMDKTVTVLVERQVKHALYGKYIKRSTKLHAHDADNACNEGDVVRVTEIAPMSKTKNWRVVEIVTRAAE
- the rplN gene encoding 50S ribosomal protein L14, with the protein product MIQMQSYLDVADNSGAKEVMCIKVLGGSKRRYAHIGDIIKVTVKDAIPRGKVKKGEVYDAVVVRTRKGVRRPDGSLIRFDGNAAVLLNNKQEPIGTRIFGPVTRELRSEKFMKIVSLAPEVL
- the rplP gene encoding 50S ribosomal protein L16, giving the protein MLQPKRTKYRKMHKGRNDGLAWSGNAVSFGEYGLKATAHGQLTARQIEAARRSISRYVKRGGKMWIRVFPDKPITKKPIEVRMGSGKGNVEYWVAQIQPGRMIYEIEGVGEDVAREAFRLAAAKLSVTTTFVTRTVR
- the rpsC gene encoding 30S ribosomal protein S3, producing MGHKVHPIGIRLGIAKDWNSKWYANKAEFAGYLAADLKVREMLRKKLAQAGISKILIERPAKTARVTIHTARPGVVIGKRGEDIEKLRKEVSEMMGVPAHINVTEVRKPELDAQLVAESIAQQLERRIMFRRAMKRSVGNAMRLGALGIKVNVAGRLNGAEIARSEWYREGRVPLHTLRADIDYGFAEAKTTYGIIGIKVWIYKGEIFDFSQVGQEKQDDSPRNDRNDRGDRGDRPSRPAREAR